From Erigeron canadensis isolate Cc75 chromosome 5, C_canadensis_v1, whole genome shotgun sequence:
atatcatttcacatgtgaatgaaaaaaaaatatgtgaacaaatgtattatttaagagttctcatgattcttaaaaaaaataaatctcaaaataaggaaaaactttccctttttctctctatatatatatacacacacgtaCGGACATTCCACTTTATTTAGATGTTGTTGATTATACAGTTGCAAGGTTCTGCTCGACGCGGCAAAAGATGACTCGATCTTTCGGAGTATTTCACTAGACAAGTTTCCAGTAACGCCTTGGTTTCCACTGAACGATCGAGTGCAATCTTTCCTAACTCACTGCTTCGAAATAGGAAACTCTCATGCATTATTTAGACATGGAATGATTGAGTACTTCAAGCTAGGTAAGGTCGAATCTGGACTTGAGTATTTGAAAAGGGCGGTCAGGAAAGGTCATTCAGTGGCGACATATGTGTATGGAATGATTCTTCTTTCGCGAGGAGATGAAGTATCGTGTCAAGAAGGATTGAATGTTTTGAATCACATGAAGTATTCAAGTCATGGAAACTGGAATGTAAAACGCTGCAGAGATGAGATTAAGTGCATCTTAGATCGAATGTGGATTAAGAATTGGTTTGCTCTAGAAAACGTTGACACGAGATGTCAAGAACAAGGCCATGTAAGTCAGTTTTGCTGCAGGGGTTGGAATTTTGACGACAATGTAAAAGTTTCAAGTTGCGATACATGTATGTGGTATCGGGAACTTGTTAATTTTTGCAAAATCAGGAATGTCATGGTTTAAAATTTTAGACAGGATCAAGGATACATAGGTGAAGTTATCACGCTGAGATTTCATTGTTATGAAGTATTCTAAGTGTAATGTTGCTTAAGGATACTTGTATGTATTTGGTGACATAGTATGAAATGACTAGTACTATCTTTTTATGCATTGTATGGTctatttttgcatttttctttGAACGTTTTGTACAGATATCGATCATTAATCTTGTAATCGTCTTCTCCCTAGCGAAACTCTTAAGGTTTCTTGCATTATATacacaaaacaagaaaaaaacccTGACTTGGAAGGTGAAAAACAACCAGACCAATTGCCCGTTTATGCAACCTAAACACTGTCCAGCAGCTTAACCCGACCCACCCAAAAGCCAATTTCCAGGAAACATGGAAACTAATTCCCTACAAGTTCACTAGAATAGTAGAATGACAGCAAGG
This genomic window contains:
- the LOC122601622 gene encoding F-box protein At2g35280-like — translated: MGVSRKSRNPHNDSMMSFSSRNKRVGKFVRQSKKTTFGSLPRDILVDVLAYVASDSFDNLFKAKLSCKVLLDAAKDDSIFRSISLDKFPVTPWFPLNDRVQSFLTHCFEIGNSHALFRHGMIEYFKLGKVESGLEYLKRAVRKGHSVATYVYGMILLSRGDEVSCQEGLNVLNHMKYSSHGNWNVKRCRDEIKCILDRMWIKNWFALENVDTRCQEQGHVSQFCCRGWNFDDNVKVSSCDTCMWYRELVNFCKIRNVMV